The Chrysemys picta bellii isolate R12L10 chromosome 3, ASM1138683v2, whole genome shotgun sequence DNA window cctgatctggctgtcctgatttttttttggcaaaagtgggcatttgtcccatttgctcttgccagcttGATCAGTTCTTGatcagctggcaagagcaaatgggacaaatgcccatttttgGCAAAAAAGTGAGGTGCAGAGGAACGGGGGGGAGAGCGGCGATGCCAGCCCCACgcaggaggggaggcagggcGCAGGTAGGAGGCGGACAAGGCTCAGGTGAGCAGCAACGCCAGCCccaagcagggagggggggcTCGGATGAGCGGCTTGGGCCAGCGTAGCTCCACGcggttttccctttgggaaatatggtcaccctaattattTTGTGATTCTTGAGAATCCCGGAGCTGTGCTGCACCCATGTGGTGTGAGTGGGAATTGCACTTTTCCACATTGCTTTTGAACACACATGGTTACAGTTTTGGAACTTAGCTGGCTTAGTGACATcctccagcacccccactataaaaagtgttccagcgccactgtacTGCACAGTCCTGGTTTTGGCTGGTTTGTCCCCCATCCAATACCAGGACAAAACCAGATGTTTCTTTGTCTGGTATCAGACAGGACAAACAGTGGGTCAGGATCCCAAAGTGAGtcgtgaccctgttttaatggggtcgccagggctgacTTCAGATTTGCTGGGACGCAGAattgaagctgaagcccgagccccaccacccggggccgaagctgaagcctggggccttcAGCCTTGGGTGACAGGGCTCAGATTATAGTCCCCctgccagggcgggggggggggggggaggctcagcCCCCACAGCTGGGACggcagggcttgggtgggctcaggctttggctctccctcctggggtcgtgtagtaatttttattgtcagaagggagtggtggtgcaatgaaatttgagaacccctgagatagGAGATGCCATTTTGAACAGTGCGCTGCTCTGCTCCCCACCTACATGACCTCAGACACACGCTGCATGCAAGGTCTGACCAGTGGGGGCAAGGCAGTGCACTCTTGAAAATGATGTCCCCTGTGTGGCATGATCTCGCACACACCATACATCTGGGGTTCCGCTAGCAGGCGCAGGCCCTGCCATTCCCAGAAGTGCCGGAATGTGCAAGATTCCAGGAACATGTGAGTGGTCACCCTACAAAATAGCCACTGTACTTTCTCTGAGGGTCAAGCTCAGGACTATTAGAGGGTGAGACTGCTCTGCTACCAACTGCACTAATGTGACTGGCTAAGGTAATGGTAGCCACTGCCACCGTGAGGGTCACTGGCACCTGATAGCATAGCACCATTTAGTGCAGGGCAAAACAAAAGACGAGCTTGTGACATAACCTCCTCGACTCCTAGAGCAGACCCAGCCCACCTGGCTACCCCTGGAGCTGCCCATTTATCCCTAGTCTTGCTGTACAGAGCTGCCCCTACGCTTCCTCCAGAGGGGTTAGCAGAGGGAAAATCTTCGTTGACCAGGAAttgagctcaggctccagcaaGGAGAGCCCCAAACCCTAACCACTAGAGCACCACGGACAAGCTGCTCCCTCCCTGCACAAAGCTGACACACCAGCAGGAGGCAGGGATGTGTGCACCAGGCCAAATGCCCCGGAAGACGATGGGAGTCTGAAAAGGGAGGATGGGGAGCAAAGAAGAAAAGCAACAAGGCAGACTTGACATCCTTGCCCAGCAAAGGAGCAGGGACCAGGCTATGCgggtgtgtccctgcagcccctaggctcTGGCACACAGCGCCGGCTGATCACGCCCGGGGgaggctgggcgcagggctcgtGTAATGGCGGCGGCTGGAAGACACGTGATGTgactgcagccggggcagggtaggggCCGCGCGATCCGCCCGGGGCGGGGGCCTGGTCTCGTGGGTCCGGCGGGACCCCAGAGGCGCCGGCTGGGCAGCGCTGCCCGAGGCCAGGGGCGGCGCCAGGCTCCCGAGCGGCTGGAGGCTCCTCGGCTGCGGCGGCCTCTGCGCGGCCGGGCCGGGCTCTGTCTCCGGGGCGGCGCCGAGGTGagagcggggctggcggccgcGCTGCGGGGAGCCAAGGGTGGGACCCGCTGGGCCAACTGCGCTGTGGGGATCGGCCGGGTCTGTAACAGCCCCCGCTTCTGTGGGGCACGCACAGCCCgtgaccacccctcccccccatcccagtgTTTACCGCATTCACCGCCTTTGCCCCGGTTACCCCCGCACTtaccccagtcccctcccccccaattaagAGCCACGCTTTTTAGTAGTGGGGTTCTGCTCAGACCTGTTCGGGCATCAGAGAAGCACCAGCAGGGCTGACATGGGCTGCCCCACGCCGCAGGGCCCAGGGGAGAGTATTTTTAAAAGTCTAGTGGATGTTTGCAAAATCTGCCGGGTCCCGCCGGTCTGCTCTCAGGGGTGCTCGAACAATATAGTggagatgctgagagccattgaaccaaactgtaaaccctgtgtataatggaaacctcttcaagtcagggggtgctgcagcacctatGCTGCTCTCCTCTAGGGCAGGGGCCAAGGGAAATGACTTGTCAGTATAATTTATTAAAGGCCTTCCCCGGTGCAGGTgtttccatcccctccctcaaATTAGCAAGGTTCTGGGCAGTTCTGAATCTTGTTGTTTATGATCCTGTTCAGAAATTACTACAAGGGTTTtcaattaaattgtttttaaaatatttgagctGGGTTTGAAACAAAACGCAACCCTGTGCCTCAGTGATGAAGAATTACCCATTATAGGTGTGATCATACCCATCCTTATATCTGTAGTTTTTACATGGCACTAGTACAATGTCGGGTACTAAGTACCTTTAGAtgtcattgaagtccatgggagctgaGGATGTCACTCAGTGCCTTGCCGGATCAGgcccatttaaattaatgggactattcatggtcCAAAGCTGCAAGGTCCTGAACCACAGTCAACTCTGAGAGAGGCCAGGGAGTGGTTTACACAAAAAATTTAGctcaacctagctacatcactgaggggtgtgaaaaaactcaCACCCATGAGCACTGCACTTAAGGTAGCCTAACCCCTGCTGTAGATACGGCTATGTTGATAGAAtaattcttccattaacctagTTACTGCTGCTCcaagaggtggattacctacactgagaGAAAAACCCTTTTCCTCAATGTAGGAAGCCTCTACATTATGGTGCTGCAGcattttaggccatgtctacaccaccatacctgtggtgtagacatggcctaaaatgGAGTTGCGTGCTGAGGATTCTGGGTCCTGTAAGAACTATAAGCAAAATTAACTGACTTGTTTTGATCATACTGAGTTATATCTCAGGGGTTCGGGGTGTGACATGCACTTTCAGTATGCAAATGAGACAAGGGTTTGAAACAGCCCAGGGCGGGCCCATTTGAGAGTACAGTATCCACACCAAATAAGATGATGAATAGCATCCCACTAGAGATCAAAAAAACAATGGCGCTCAAATTAAACTCTTACGGTAAGGGGAATAGTGTTGGGAATCACCAAATGAAGGCACATCAGTGTTGGGATTGACAACAACCTATGAAAAAACCAGTTATCCAAGTATGAGTCACATAATTGTGAAGCACCAGAGGCAGTACTTGGCATGAGAAAAGGAGAACATAATGCCAGAAAAATGCTGGTCTTTGAAACATGAACTAtaattcattttctttaaaaatcagtattcaaaaatgtcattgattttttttattttacctttaGGTAATGATTCATCATTAATCAAGATGTCCTCAGCACCTGAGCCCCCAAACATTAAAAAAGAAGCACCCAAAGAGAAAGACAGTCGAATTCCAGGACTCAGGGGTGTCCGTACAACCACCCTGTTCCGAGCTGTGAATCCAGAACTTTTCATTAAACCCGTAAGAGGCTCCTTCAGAGACAATATGTTTAAAGATATATTTTtgagatatatttaaaaaaaacacatttaagcCACTGGTGTTATAAGTACCACCTAAGAATATTATAACTGAAAAATAGTTTTCACATTTTCCCAGTTTGATTACTTTGCATATTTGACATtactttgtgtatagtcagtttcagttTCCCCCATATAGTGTTAGACTGTTCTGGCATCtaatattcctgggggaattctatgccaaaaaatccaaaattctgcaccaaaaaaaatccaaaattcttcatattttatttgtcaaaataatgcaatataatcacacaaGTTTCAAACTACCATACAGGAAACAAATCACAAAAACTGTTctgcatttcctaaacacatgaaagttcACTTACAAATACTTATTAGCCAAgaccctgcattccagttataatcctggattttcatttaaattacattacttttAGTTTGGTGTTTGGTGTTCTGTAAAGTAGACTGTCactttaaattgctcagactttcacacatgacaGTTgcacagttttgctaatcattgtcctgcattttttttaaatgggtaagtaaaatagatcctgagctgtaatctaaccccattgtgcctctctggcacaggaaaaaaaGCGAGAAAGCCCATAGAccttcctagctgaggattccgttactgtcatttacaataaggctactttacaccactctggcaaggtAAAGGAGAATTAattgactaagggcttgtctacactggcactttacagcgctgcaacttctcgctcaggggtgtgaaaaaacaccccccccctcccccgagcgctgcaagtgtcagtgctgtaaagtggcagtgttggcagtgcactagcactgggagcTATTctcctcgtggaggtggtttttttacagcactgggagagctccccACAGAGCTaggttaaagcgctgccgtgaaGACATGACCTAAGAATGGGAACAATTAACTAACAATGGGAAcattttagagtagcagccgtgttagtctgtatccgcaaaaagaagaacaggaggacttgtggcaccttagagactaacaaatttattagagcataagcttatgctctaataaatttgttagtctctaaggtgccacaagtcctcctgttcttctttttaatgggAACATTAGCAGCCTGCCAGTTTAGTTGTTacatttctgctctgcctcagggacAGAGCTGCTTCACACAGCCCTATGCCTCCAAGCCCAGGATGCAGCAACagcaaagagagagacagagtgagtCTCTCTCACTCATTTGCAAGCAGGCAGGTGCGGAGCCCTCCCCCCACTTAACGTCTCCATGGAGGCACACAagcccagcctccctcctccccttgcagtgatctgctctctgctgctggctgctcccAGCAGATGCCCCAGGCTGCCGTAGAAGGGGCATGtgttccccacagatttctttgctcccCCATTTTTCTGCAGATGGTATGAGGCGCAGAATTCCTGCAGGAGTAATCTAATGAGAGGGACTCCATGAGTCTGCAAAGTTTTGTGATTTGATGCGTTAGTTACAGGGAGCCTCTCTTCATGTTTAAAAGGGTAAAAAAGAGGATTTAAATATTCTGAAGTTTTTAAGATGAAAGGACAAATGTTCGTTTAAAAAAAgtaaggatttttttcttttgaagtgcCACAAACTTGAGGGAGCTTTTAGATTTTAAGATCTGCAGTGCTGGCCTACTTCGCCACTTTTCTACAGAATGTTGAAACCAGTTACCACTTTTTATGGATGATTTTTAACTTAATAATGGTTTAaaacaacatttgttttcatcctgttACATAGCCGGGGATAGGTTAAAGCCCTCCAGCACATTTTGGTGATCTGATACCCTGATTCCAAGGTACTGGCCATGGCAGCAGCTAGAACACTAGGTAGTTTTAGAGACTCTGCAGAAAGAGACAATTATTTCAATAGTGTCTGTTACTTTCTAACACCAGCTCTAGATATACTCTCTGACTGGCTCTTAAAATGTGTAAAgtaaattgaaaaacaaaattttcaagggagggatagctcagtggtttgagcattggcctgctaaacccagggttgtgagttcaatccttgagggggccacttggggatctagggcaaaatcagtacttggtcctgctagtgaaggcagggggctggacttgatgacctttcaaggtcccttccagttctaggagatgggatatctccattaattattattattattataaaatatgGTAGGGAAAAAATAGCCCAGAGATGTTTGCTTActgtttttaatgcagttttattAAATGATTTGATATGGGAGAGTAATGTGGCAAATTACTTTAAATATTCTTTTATATGGGATATGAGCTTGGTTGTGGTGCTAGTGTTGCGGAGTGTTGTTAAGGCTGCTAAGTTGTTaatgctgctggtgctgctgttcTTGGAGCTCCGGTGTTAGCTGCACGAGCAGAGAGTGCAGCATGCTAATTCAGTAGACCTCTATGCTAttcataaagaaagaccacaggctcagTTTGGTGGCGAAGGCGCTCTGTCAGGTTTATTGTCAGCAAAGCATGGTACTAGTGCCTTGTCCAATGGCTCATAGGGACACTAAaacatgtatgcccatgacaatgtACAGGCTCAGTCAACATAACAGAATACTGTCCACTTGGCCGATACAAAGATGCCCCTCCtatgacttctccttttatacGTTGATATAGACAAGTTACATATTACACTCCAGATATTGTTAGTTCCCATCCTTATACCTTGTATCTGctagttgaaacaaaacattctcATCCATTATCCTGCCATCCCATCCTTATTTTACAAGGGGTTGGTATGTTCCTGTACAATCTCTTGGGAATTTGTTTACGTATTTATTTGAGAACTCTGGGTGTTTTTGTACAATCCTCTCTGGTCAGGAATGTACTTACTTGGTTAGCCAATACATGGTGTGTTGCTATACTGCCAAGGCCtactctggctcacagccttccGTTCACACTGCTagttatgcctagggctccagcgAAGCCTACAGGTTGAATATGCCAACTAATATTCTTTGTTACAATATCCATTTTTATAACTGAGTAGGTGAAATTCTGTTTTACATCTGCACAACCCAGAGACATCAGTAAGACTGCACAAAATTAAAAGGCAGAATTTGAGCCATTTGATAAAAGTAGGTTTTGTGATAATAATTTGTAAATCGGTTTTAggataaataaaattattttggcTGGAGCACGGTGTATTTCCCCAGTAGTAAATCTAGATTGAGTGTGTTGCAGAAAAGTCTTATCACCTTTAGGAACTCTGCTTCTGGCCAATCCATGAAACAGTATTATGACCTGTGGAGGCTCAGAACACGGTCTCTAgaaagggaaggggggaagcattttttttaacttcatgaTTGTTTCATAGAAAGTATTTTTATACTTGAAGAACATTATCCTCTTCCTCTTTTCTGAAAGCAAAtggcctagatcagtggttctcaaagccggtccgccgcttgttcagggaaagcccctggcgggccgggccagtttgtttacctgctgcgtccgcaggttcagggagggatagctcagtggtttgagcattggcctgctaaacccagggttgtgagctcaatccttgagggggccacttagggatctggggcaaaatcagtacttggtcttgctagtgaaggcagggggctggcctcgatgacctttcaaggtcccttccagttctaggagataggatatctccattaatattttttttcagcctatcgtggctcccactggcagcggttcgctgctccaggccaatgggggctgtgggaagcggcggccagcacatccctcggcccacaccgcttcccgcagcccccattggcctgaagcggcaaaccgcgaccagtgggagccgcgataggccgaacctgcagacgcggcaggtaaacaaaccggcctggcccaccaggggctttccctgaacaagcggcggaccagctttgagaaccactggcctagatggtAGTCACCAACATTGTGTCAATTTGTGTCATAGCTGTTTCATAGGTCTCAAAAGTGGCAGTGGTGTTAGTGCCATAAAGAGATGTCAGAGAGGGCCCCTGGTCACTTGGCATGCCATGAGCAAAGAGCCTGATGTACATGATGgatcaaaaaaacaaaatagctgACTAAAAGTGCATGTTAatttattttgacagaacaaaCCTGTTATGGCTTTTGGACTCATAACAATTACCCTGTGTGTGGCCTACATTGGTTATTTACATGCAACACAGGAGAATAAAAAGGACCTCTATGAAGCTGTTGACAGTGAAGGAGCCAGATATATGAGGAGGAAGACTTCCAAGTGGGATTAAAGAAGCTGCTTAATaacagagaaggaaagaggagtAATTGGCAATGTAGGCATCGGAATTGTTAATGTTAAATTAGGTGTCTGCTAACCTTTCTATGCAATTCCTGGAATGATGTTTGTAAAATTTAATCCAATTTCTATTCCATTTTACAATGCCATGCCTGTACCTATAAACTTT harbors:
- the SMIM8 gene encoding small integral membrane protein 8 isoform X2, with product MSSAPEPPNIKKEAPKEKDSRIPGLRGVRTTTLFRAVNPELFIKPNKPVMAFGLITITLCVAYIGYLHATQENKKDLYEAVDSEGARYMRRKTSKWD
- the SMIM8 gene encoding small integral membrane protein 8 isoform X1 — translated: MCKIPGTCNDSSLIKMSSAPEPPNIKKEAPKEKDSRIPGLRGVRTTTLFRAVNPELFIKPNKPVMAFGLITITLCVAYIGYLHATQENKKDLYEAVDSEGARYMRRKTSKWD